The following proteins are co-located in the Pseudoalteromonas rubra genome:
- the ribBA gene encoding bifunctional 3,4-dihydroxy-2-butanone-4-phosphate synthase/GTP cyclohydrolase II: MSLNSAQEIIDDIKAGKMVILMDDEDRENEGDLIIAAEHITPEAINFMATYGRGLICLTMTQERCQQLDLPLMVKNNGAQFSTNFTMSIEAAKGVTTGISAADRARTVQAAVAKGAVPEDIVQPGHIFPIMAQPGGVLTRAGHTEAGCDLARLAGLEASSVIVEILNPDGTMARRPELEVFAKEHDIKIGTIADLIEYRNLNETTIEKVAQCKLPTEYGEFDLVTYKDTIDNQLHYALLKGEVSADEATLVRVHLQSTFNDTLLSDRSADRSWTLHGAMKYIANNEGVLVILGKQEKTEDLEQLVKAFAAEDAGEKPNYRKFQGTSRTVGVGSQILADLGISKMRLMSLPKKYHALSGFHLEVVDYVEPQ; the protein is encoded by the coding sequence ATGAGCTTAAACAGCGCACAAGAAATCATCGACGACATCAAAGCCGGTAAGATGGTCATTCTGATGGATGATGAAGACCGGGAAAATGAAGGCGATCTGATCATTGCGGCAGAGCATATCACGCCAGAAGCAATTAACTTTATGGCGACTTATGGCCGTGGCCTGATCTGTCTGACAATGACGCAGGAACGTTGCCAGCAGCTTGACTTACCGCTGATGGTTAAAAATAACGGCGCTCAGTTTTCAACCAACTTCACTATGTCGATAGAAGCTGCAAAAGGGGTGACAACCGGTATTTCAGCGGCTGATCGTGCCCGTACCGTGCAGGCGGCAGTAGCCAAAGGTGCGGTGCCTGAAGACATTGTGCAGCCAGGTCATATCTTTCCAATTATGGCACAGCCTGGTGGCGTTTTGACTCGCGCCGGTCATACTGAAGCAGGTTGCGATTTAGCACGCTTGGCCGGTCTTGAAGCGTCTTCTGTGATTGTTGAGATCCTCAACCCGGATGGCACCATGGCGAGACGCCCTGAGCTGGAAGTATTTGCGAAAGAGCATGACATTAAAATTGGCACCATTGCCGATTTAATCGAATATCGTAACCTTAACGAGACGACAATTGAAAAGGTCGCGCAGTGTAAATTACCGACTGAATACGGTGAGTTTGACCTGGTCACATACAAAGACACCATAGATAACCAGTTGCACTATGCATTGCTTAAGGGCGAAGTCAGTGCGGATGAGGCAACATTAGTTCGGGTTCATTTGCAAAGTACATTCAATGATACGCTGCTTTCTGACCGCAGTGCCGATCGTAGCTGGACCTTGCATGGGGCAATGAAATACATCGCCAACAATGAAGGCGTGTTGGTTATCCTGGGCAAACAAGAGAAAACCGAAGATCTGGAACAGCTGGTTAAGGCGTTTGCAGCAGAAGACGCCGGAGAGAAGCCGAACTATCGCAAATTCCAGGGCACGTCGAGAACCGTCGGTGTTGGCTCTCAAATTCTTGCTGATCTGGGGATCAGCAAAATGCGCCTGATGAGCTTACCGAAAAAATATCACGCCTTGTCAGGTTTCCACTTAGAAGTCGTCGATTACGTCGAACCTCAATAA